The proteins below are encoded in one region of Corvus hawaiiensis isolate bCorHaw1 chromosome 3, bCorHaw1.pri.cur, whole genome shotgun sequence:
- the ANKRD6 gene encoding ankyrin repeat domain-containing protein 6 isoform X3: protein MSQQDVVAVLSERLLVAAYKGQVENVVQLINRGAKVAVTKHGRTPLHLAAHKGHLHVVQVLLKAGCDLDIQDDGDQTALHRAAVVGNTDIIATLIQEGCALDRQDKDGNTALHEACWHGFSQSAKVLVKAGANVLAKNKAGNTPLHLACQNSHSQSTRVLLLGGSRADLKNNAGDTCLHVAARYNHLPIIRVLLSAFCSVHEKNQAGDTALHVAAALNHKKVVKLLLEAGADASVVNNAGQTPLEVARQHNNPEVALLLTKASQVSRFNRGRSLRKKRERLKEERRAQSVPRDEVVQSKQGSVSAADDTQSSDQPPERKNNLKDKPRSASPDPKGKKSKKKKPKEKVSALSDPISPADQQTLPQPQKNVPKRRSKHHCSSPPPPHEVRAYQLYTLYRGKDGKVMQAPINGCRCEPLINKLENQLEATVEEIKAELGTVQDKMNIKLGQMESKTQHQLRVLDKLMAERLSAERTECLHRLQQHTELEKSEGEKRQISLVDELKTWCLLKIQNLELKLSGDSRSSRPKSTLSTCESLTETLDTDNNPHSAKDCKANQPVLQSEGSHQHSYITLPNSLLEDGGRSRVQMPEQSFGQHFCVKQDGALGTTTSGTEQQVVAGGPVSSSAPSQDVRPKDRAVSASTFHKFQQELPSSELLGSKLRHVKVQAALQPLTEPAKTEPQSSYFIDKGTQTKKSSKSGQSRHKALHHTGAQPGQEQQPSAPPAPPLRDTSQALEITQYFFEAVSTQMEKWYERKIEEARCQANQRAQQDKAALKEHIKCLEEELCKLRTKVQKES from the exons ATGAGCCAGCAGGATGTGGTCGCTGTGCTTTCAGAACGCCTGCTTGTAGCCGCCTACAAAGGCCAAGTGGAGAATGTGGTGCAGCTTATCAACAGGGGTGCCAAGGTAGCAGTTACCAAG CATGGCCGGACCCCCCTGCATCTTGCTGCCCACAAGGGTCATCTCCACGTTGTCCAGGTTTTGTTGAAGGCAGGTTGTGACCTCGATATTCAGGATGAT GGTGACCAGACAGCATTGCATCGGGCTGCTGTGGTAGGGAACACCGATATAATAGCAACTCTGATTCAAGAGGGCTGTGCTTTGGACAGACAAGACAAG GATGGGAACACTGCTCTTCATGAAGCTTGTTGGCATGGATTCAGTCAGTCTGCCAAAGTGCTTGTTAAAGCAGGAGCCAACGTTCTTGCCAAGAACAAG GCAGGTAACACACCTCTTCACCTGGCTTGCCAGAATAGCCATTCCCAGAGTACTCGTGTTTTGTTACTTGGAGGATCTCGAGCAGACCTCAAAAATAAT gCAGGAGATACCTGTCTGCATGTGGCTGCTCGTTATAATCACTTGCCCATCATTAGGGTGCTGCTCAGTGCTTTCTGTTCTGTCCATGAAAAGAACCAG GCAGGGGATACTGCACTCCATGTAGCTGCTGCTCTAAATCACAAGAAGGTGGTGAAGCTCTtgctggaggcaggagctgaTGCATCCGTTGTCAACAAT gCAGGCCAGACCCCTCTAGAGGTTGCCAGACAGCACAATAACCCCGAGGTTGCGCTCCTGCTCACTAAGGCATCACAG GTCTCACGTTTTAACCGTGGGAGAAGcctgaggaagaagagagagagactgAAGGAGGAAAGGCGAGCTCAGTCGGTGCCACGGGATGAAGTGGTACAGAGCAAG CAGGGCAGTGTCTCAGCTGCTGACGACACACAGAGCAGCGACCAGCCGCCAGAGAGGAAGAACAACCTGAAGGATAAACCCCGGTCAGCCTCACCAgatcccaaaggaaaaaagagcaaaaagaaaaagccaaaagaaaag GTTTCAGCACTCTCGGACCCCATCTCCCCAGCTGATCAGCAGACACTCCCTCAGCCCCAGAAAAACGTGCCTAAGCGCAGAAGTAAACACCACTGCTCCTCTCCACCCCCTCCCCACGAGGTCCGAGCCTACCAGCTCTACACACTCTACCGAGGAAAGGATGGGAAGGTGATGCAG GCACCCATAAATGGATGTCGTTGTGAGCCCCTGATAAATAAACTGGAGAATCAGCTGGAGGCAACAGTGGAAGAGATAAAAGCTGAGCTTGGGACAGTACAAGATAAGATGAATATTAAGCTGGGCCAGATGGAAAGCAAAACTCAACATCAA CTGCGTGTTTTGGACAAGCTTATGGCTGAGCGACTGTCGGCAGAGAGGACAGAGTGCCTTCACCGCCTGCAGCAGCACACGGAGCTGGAGAAGAGTGAGGGGGAGAAGCGGCAG ATTTCCTTGGTTGATGAGCTGAAGACCTGGTGCTTGTTGAAGATTCAGAATCTGGAGCTCAAGCTTTCTGGAGATTCCAGGTCGTCAAGGCCAAAATCAACTTTGTCCACTTGTGAGTCTCTCACTGAGACCCTGGATACTGACAACAACCCCCACAGTGCCAAGGACTGTAAAGCCaaccagcctgtgctgcagtcAGAGGGCTCCCACCAGCATTCCTATATCACACTTCCAAATAGCCTCTTGGAAGATGGGGGAAGGAGCAGAGTCCAGATGCCAGAACAAAGCTTTGGGCAACACTTTTGCGTTAAACAAGATGGAGCATTGGGTACAACCACGTCAG GTACAGAGCAACAGGTAGTGGCTGGCGGACCAGTTTCTTCTTCTGCCCCTTCTCAAGATGTCAGGCCAAAGGACAGAGCTGTGAGTGCCAGCACGTTCCACAAGTTCCAGCAGGAGCTACCCTCCTCCGAGCTTTTGGGCTCCAAATTAAGACACGTTAAAGTTCAAGCTGCTTTGCAGCCGTTGACTGAACCTGCAAAGACTGAACCGCAGAGCAGCTACTTCATTGACAAAGGAACTCAGACAAAGAAGTCCAGCAAAAGCGGGCAGTCGAGGCACAAAGCTCTGCACCACACCGGGGCACAgcctggccaggagcagcagccctcGGCCCCGCCTGCCCCTCCGCTCAGAGACACCTCCCAGGCTCTGGAGATTACCCAGTACTTCTTTGAGGCCGTGTCCACGCAGATGGAGAAGTGGTACGAGCGGAAGATAGAAGAAGCCCGGTGCCAAGCGAACCAGAGAGCGCAGCAAGACAAAGCTGCACTCAAGGAGCACATCAAATGCTTAGAAGAGGAGCTCTGCAAATTAAGGACTAAGGTGCAGAAAGAGAGCTAG
- the ANKRD6 gene encoding ankyrin repeat domain-containing protein 6 isoform X4 produces MSQQDVVAVLSERLLVAAYKGQVENVVQLINRGAKVAVTKHGRTPLHLAAHKGHLHVVQVLLKAGCDLDIQDDGDQTALHRAAVVGNTDIIATLIQEGCALDRQDKDGNTALHEACWHGFSQSAKVLVKAGANVLAKNKAGNTPLHLACQNSHSQSTRVLLLGGSRADLKNNAGDTCLHVAARYNHLPIIRVLLSAFCSVHEKNQAGDTALHVAAALNHKKVVKLLLEAGADASVVNNAGQTPLEVARQHNNPEVALLLTKASQVSRFNRGRSLRKKRERLKEERRAQSVPRDEVVQSKGSVSAADDTQSSDQPPERKNNLKDKPRSASPDPKGKKSKKKKPKEKVSALSDPISPADQQTLPQPQKNVPKRRSKHHCSSPPPPHEVRAYQLYTLYRGKDGKVMQAPINGCRCEPLINKLENQLEATVEEIKAELGTVQDKMNIKLGQMESKTQHQLRVLDKLMAERLSAERTECLHRLQQHTELEKSEGEKRQISLVDELKTWCLLKIQNLELKLSGDSRSSRPKSTLSTCESLTETLDTDNNPHSAKDCKANQPVLQSEGSHQHSYITLPNSLLEDGGRSRVQMPEQSFGQHFCVKQDGALGTTTSGTEQQVVAGGPVSSSAPSQDVRPKDRAVSASTFHKFQQELPSSELLGSKLRHVKVQAALQPLTEPAKTEPQSSYFIDKGTQTKKSSKSGQSRHKALHHTGAQPGQEQQPSAPPAPPLRDTSQALEITQYFFEAVSTQMEKWYERKIEEARCQANQRAQQDKAALKEHIKCLEEELCKLRTKVQKES; encoded by the exons ATGAGCCAGCAGGATGTGGTCGCTGTGCTTTCAGAACGCCTGCTTGTAGCCGCCTACAAAGGCCAAGTGGAGAATGTGGTGCAGCTTATCAACAGGGGTGCCAAGGTAGCAGTTACCAAG CATGGCCGGACCCCCCTGCATCTTGCTGCCCACAAGGGTCATCTCCACGTTGTCCAGGTTTTGTTGAAGGCAGGTTGTGACCTCGATATTCAGGATGAT GGTGACCAGACAGCATTGCATCGGGCTGCTGTGGTAGGGAACACCGATATAATAGCAACTCTGATTCAAGAGGGCTGTGCTTTGGACAGACAAGACAAG GATGGGAACACTGCTCTTCATGAAGCTTGTTGGCATGGATTCAGTCAGTCTGCCAAAGTGCTTGTTAAAGCAGGAGCCAACGTTCTTGCCAAGAACAAG GCAGGTAACACACCTCTTCACCTGGCTTGCCAGAATAGCCATTCCCAGAGTACTCGTGTTTTGTTACTTGGAGGATCTCGAGCAGACCTCAAAAATAAT gCAGGAGATACCTGTCTGCATGTGGCTGCTCGTTATAATCACTTGCCCATCATTAGGGTGCTGCTCAGTGCTTTCTGTTCTGTCCATGAAAAGAACCAG GCAGGGGATACTGCACTCCATGTAGCTGCTGCTCTAAATCACAAGAAGGTGGTGAAGCTCTtgctggaggcaggagctgaTGCATCCGTTGTCAACAAT gCAGGCCAGACCCCTCTAGAGGTTGCCAGACAGCACAATAACCCCGAGGTTGCGCTCCTGCTCACTAAGGCATCACAG GTCTCACGTTTTAACCGTGGGAGAAGcctgaggaagaagagagagagactgAAGGAGGAAAGGCGAGCTCAGTCGGTGCCACGGGATGAAGTGGTACAGAGCAAG GGCAGTGTCTCAGCTGCTGACGACACACAGAGCAGCGACCAGCCGCCAGAGAGGAAGAACAACCTGAAGGATAAACCCCGGTCAGCCTCACCAgatcccaaaggaaaaaagagcaaaaagaaaaagccaaaagaaaag GTTTCAGCACTCTCGGACCCCATCTCCCCAGCTGATCAGCAGACACTCCCTCAGCCCCAGAAAAACGTGCCTAAGCGCAGAAGTAAACACCACTGCTCCTCTCCACCCCCTCCCCACGAGGTCCGAGCCTACCAGCTCTACACACTCTACCGAGGAAAGGATGGGAAGGTGATGCAG GCACCCATAAATGGATGTCGTTGTGAGCCCCTGATAAATAAACTGGAGAATCAGCTGGAGGCAACAGTGGAAGAGATAAAAGCTGAGCTTGGGACAGTACAAGATAAGATGAATATTAAGCTGGGCCAGATGGAAAGCAAAACTCAACATCAA CTGCGTGTTTTGGACAAGCTTATGGCTGAGCGACTGTCGGCAGAGAGGACAGAGTGCCTTCACCGCCTGCAGCAGCACACGGAGCTGGAGAAGAGTGAGGGGGAGAAGCGGCAG ATTTCCTTGGTTGATGAGCTGAAGACCTGGTGCTTGTTGAAGATTCAGAATCTGGAGCTCAAGCTTTCTGGAGATTCCAGGTCGTCAAGGCCAAAATCAACTTTGTCCACTTGTGAGTCTCTCACTGAGACCCTGGATACTGACAACAACCCCCACAGTGCCAAGGACTGTAAAGCCaaccagcctgtgctgcagtcAGAGGGCTCCCACCAGCATTCCTATATCACACTTCCAAATAGCCTCTTGGAAGATGGGGGAAGGAGCAGAGTCCAGATGCCAGAACAAAGCTTTGGGCAACACTTTTGCGTTAAACAAGATGGAGCATTGGGTACAACCACGTCAG GTACAGAGCAACAGGTAGTGGCTGGCGGACCAGTTTCTTCTTCTGCCCCTTCTCAAGATGTCAGGCCAAAGGACAGAGCTGTGAGTGCCAGCACGTTCCACAAGTTCCAGCAGGAGCTACCCTCCTCCGAGCTTTTGGGCTCCAAATTAAGACACGTTAAAGTTCAAGCTGCTTTGCAGCCGTTGACTGAACCTGCAAAGACTGAACCGCAGAGCAGCTACTTCATTGACAAAGGAACTCAGACAAAGAAGTCCAGCAAAAGCGGGCAGTCGAGGCACAAAGCTCTGCACCACACCGGGGCACAgcctggccaggagcagcagccctcGGCCCCGCCTGCCCCTCCGCTCAGAGACACCTCCCAGGCTCTGGAGATTACCCAGTACTTCTTTGAGGCCGTGTCCACGCAGATGGAGAAGTGGTACGAGCGGAAGATAGAAGAAGCCCGGTGCCAAGCGAACCAGAGAGCGCAGCAAGACAAAGCTGCACTCAAGGAGCACATCAAATGCTTAGAAGAGGAGCTCTGCAAATTAAGGACTAAGGTGCAGAAAGAGAGCTAG
- the ANKRD6 gene encoding ankyrin repeat domain-containing protein 6 isoform X5 codes for MTSSGLEWDYYEFQPVESSSVEYATPGADSFLLPANTDNSYWDPNAISEWSMSVHTAQTSEIVQEKIVPVKEIKDEKNKRNQKRKARKEPRRSEREKEGDQTALHRAAVVGNTDIIATLIQEGCALDRQDKDGNTALHEACWHGFSQSAKVLVKAGANVLAKNKAGNTPLHLACQNSHSQSTRVLLLGGSRADLKNNAGDTALHVAAALNHKKVVKLLLEAGADASVVNNAGQTPLEVARQHNNPEVALLLTKASQVSRFNRGRSLRKKRERLKEERRAQSVPRDEVVQSKQGSVSAADDTQSSDQPPERKNNLKDKPRSASPDPKGKKSKKKKPKEKVSALSDPISPADQQTLPQPQKNVPKRRSKHHCSSPPPPHEVRAYQLYTLYRGKDGKVMQAPINGCRCEPLINKLENQLEATVEEIKAELGTVQDKMNIKLGQMESKTQHQLRVLDKLMAERLSAERTECLHRLQQHTELEKSEGEKRQISLVDELKTWCLLKIQNLELKLSGDSRSSRPKSTLSTCESLTETLDTDNNPHSAKDCKANQPVLQSEGSHQHSYITLPNSLLEDGGRSRVQMPEQSFGQHFCVKQDGALGTTTSGTEQQVVAGGPVSSSAPSQDVRPKDRAVSASTFHKFQQELPSSELLGSKLRHVKVQAALQPLTEPAKTEPQSSYFIDKGTQTKKSSKSGQSRHKALHHTGAQPGQEQQPSAPPAPPLRDTSQALEITQYFFEAVSTQMEKWYERKIEEARCQANQRAQQDKAALKEHIKCLEEELCKLRTKVQKES; via the exons ATGACCTCCAGTGGCCTGGAGTGGGATTATTACGAGTTTCAGCCGGTGGAGTCCAGCTCTGTAGAATACGCCACTCCGGGAGCTgactctttccttctccctgccaaTACTGACAACTCTTACTGGGATCCCAATGCCATCTCTGAATGGTCAATGAGTGTCCATACAGCACAAACCTCAGAAATAGTCCAGGAGAAAATTGTCCCGGTGAAGGAAATcaaggatgaaaaaaataagagaaaccAGAAGAGAAAGGCTAGGAAGGAACCTAGAAGatcagaaagagagaaggag GGTGACCAGACAGCATTGCATCGGGCTGCTGTGGTAGGGAACACCGATATAATAGCAACTCTGATTCAAGAGGGCTGTGCTTTGGACAGACAAGACAAG GATGGGAACACTGCTCTTCATGAAGCTTGTTGGCATGGATTCAGTCAGTCTGCCAAAGTGCTTGTTAAAGCAGGAGCCAACGTTCTTGCCAAGAACAAG GCAGGTAACACACCTCTTCACCTGGCTTGCCAGAATAGCCATTCCCAGAGTACTCGTGTTTTGTTACTTGGAGGATCTCGAGCAGACCTCAAAAATAAT GCAGGGGATACTGCACTCCATGTAGCTGCTGCTCTAAATCACAAGAAGGTGGTGAAGCTCTtgctggaggcaggagctgaTGCATCCGTTGTCAACAAT gCAGGCCAGACCCCTCTAGAGGTTGCCAGACAGCACAATAACCCCGAGGTTGCGCTCCTGCTCACTAAGGCATCACAG GTCTCACGTTTTAACCGTGGGAGAAGcctgaggaagaagagagagagactgAAGGAGGAAAGGCGAGCTCAGTCGGTGCCACGGGATGAAGTGGTACAGAGCAAG CAGGGCAGTGTCTCAGCTGCTGACGACACACAGAGCAGCGACCAGCCGCCAGAGAGGAAGAACAACCTGAAGGATAAACCCCGGTCAGCCTCACCAgatcccaaaggaaaaaagagcaaaaagaaaaagccaaaagaaaag GTTTCAGCACTCTCGGACCCCATCTCCCCAGCTGATCAGCAGACACTCCCTCAGCCCCAGAAAAACGTGCCTAAGCGCAGAAGTAAACACCACTGCTCCTCTCCACCCCCTCCCCACGAGGTCCGAGCCTACCAGCTCTACACACTCTACCGAGGAAAGGATGGGAAGGTGATGCAG GCACCCATAAATGGATGTCGTTGTGAGCCCCTGATAAATAAACTGGAGAATCAGCTGGAGGCAACAGTGGAAGAGATAAAAGCTGAGCTTGGGACAGTACAAGATAAGATGAATATTAAGCTGGGCCAGATGGAAAGCAAAACTCAACATCAA CTGCGTGTTTTGGACAAGCTTATGGCTGAGCGACTGTCGGCAGAGAGGACAGAGTGCCTTCACCGCCTGCAGCAGCACACGGAGCTGGAGAAGAGTGAGGGGGAGAAGCGGCAG ATTTCCTTGGTTGATGAGCTGAAGACCTGGTGCTTGTTGAAGATTCAGAATCTGGAGCTCAAGCTTTCTGGAGATTCCAGGTCGTCAAGGCCAAAATCAACTTTGTCCACTTGTGAGTCTCTCACTGAGACCCTGGATACTGACAACAACCCCCACAGTGCCAAGGACTGTAAAGCCaaccagcctgtgctgcagtcAGAGGGCTCCCACCAGCATTCCTATATCACACTTCCAAATAGCCTCTTGGAAGATGGGGGAAGGAGCAGAGTCCAGATGCCAGAACAAAGCTTTGGGCAACACTTTTGCGTTAAACAAGATGGAGCATTGGGTACAACCACGTCAG GTACAGAGCAACAGGTAGTGGCTGGCGGACCAGTTTCTTCTTCTGCCCCTTCTCAAGATGTCAGGCCAAAGGACAGAGCTGTGAGTGCCAGCACGTTCCACAAGTTCCAGCAGGAGCTACCCTCCTCCGAGCTTTTGGGCTCCAAATTAAGACACGTTAAAGTTCAAGCTGCTTTGCAGCCGTTGACTGAACCTGCAAAGACTGAACCGCAGAGCAGCTACTTCATTGACAAAGGAACTCAGACAAAGAAGTCCAGCAAAAGCGGGCAGTCGAGGCACAAAGCTCTGCACCACACCGGGGCACAgcctggccaggagcagcagccctcGGCCCCGCCTGCCCCTCCGCTCAGAGACACCTCCCAGGCTCTGGAGATTACCCAGTACTTCTTTGAGGCCGTGTCCACGCAGATGGAGAAGTGGTACGAGCGGAAGATAGAAGAAGCCCGGTGCCAAGCGAACCAGAGAGCGCAGCAAGACAAAGCTGCACTCAAGGAGCACATCAAATGCTTAGAAGAGGAGCTCTGCAAATTAAGGACTAAGGTGCAGAAAGAGAGCTAG
- the ANKRD6 gene encoding ankyrin repeat domain-containing protein 6 isoform X1 — MTSSGLEWDYYEFQPVESSSVEYATPGADSFLLPANTDNSYWDPNAISEWSMSVHTAQTSEIVQEKIVPVKEIKDEKNKRNQKRKARKEPRRSEREKEGDQTALHRAAVVGNTDIIATLIQEGCALDRQDKDGNTALHEACWHGFSQSAKVLVKAGANVLAKNKAGNTPLHLACQNSHSQSTRVLLLGGSRADLKNNAGDTCLHVAARYNHLPIIRVLLSAFCSVHEKNQAGDTALHVAAALNHKKVVKLLLEAGADASVVNNAGQTPLEVARQHNNPEVALLLTKASQVSRFNRGRSLRKKRERLKEERRAQSVPRDEVVQSKQGSVSAADDTQSSDQPPERKNNLKDKPRSASPDPKGKKSKKKKPKEKVSALSDPISPADQQTLPQPQKNVPKRRSKHHCSSPPPPHEVRAYQLYTLYRGKDGKVMQAPINGCRCEPLINKLENQLEATVEEIKAELGTVQDKMNIKLGQMESKTQHQLRVLDKLMAERLSAERTECLHRLQQHTELEKSEGEKRQISLVDELKTWCLLKIQNLELKLSGDSRSSRPKSTLSTCESLTETLDTDNNPHSAKDCKANQPVLQSEGSHQHSYITLPNSLLEDGGRSRVQMPEQSFGQHFCVKQDGALGTTTSGTEQQVVAGGPVSSSAPSQDVRPKDRAVSASTFHKFQQELPSSELLGSKLRHVKVQAALQPLTEPAKTEPQSSYFIDKGTQTKKSSKSGQSRHKALHHTGAQPGQEQQPSAPPAPPLRDTSQALEITQYFFEAVSTQMEKWYERKIEEARCQANQRAQQDKAALKEHIKCLEEELCKLRTKVQKES; from the exons ATGACCTCCAGTGGCCTGGAGTGGGATTATTACGAGTTTCAGCCGGTGGAGTCCAGCTCTGTAGAATACGCCACTCCGGGAGCTgactctttccttctccctgccaaTACTGACAACTCTTACTGGGATCCCAATGCCATCTCTGAATGGTCAATGAGTGTCCATACAGCACAAACCTCAGAAATAGTCCAGGAGAAAATTGTCCCGGTGAAGGAAATcaaggatgaaaaaaataagagaaaccAGAAGAGAAAGGCTAGGAAGGAACCTAGAAGatcagaaagagagaaggag GGTGACCAGACAGCATTGCATCGGGCTGCTGTGGTAGGGAACACCGATATAATAGCAACTCTGATTCAAGAGGGCTGTGCTTTGGACAGACAAGACAAG GATGGGAACACTGCTCTTCATGAAGCTTGTTGGCATGGATTCAGTCAGTCTGCCAAAGTGCTTGTTAAAGCAGGAGCCAACGTTCTTGCCAAGAACAAG GCAGGTAACACACCTCTTCACCTGGCTTGCCAGAATAGCCATTCCCAGAGTACTCGTGTTTTGTTACTTGGAGGATCTCGAGCAGACCTCAAAAATAAT gCAGGAGATACCTGTCTGCATGTGGCTGCTCGTTATAATCACTTGCCCATCATTAGGGTGCTGCTCAGTGCTTTCTGTTCTGTCCATGAAAAGAACCAG GCAGGGGATACTGCACTCCATGTAGCTGCTGCTCTAAATCACAAGAAGGTGGTGAAGCTCTtgctggaggcaggagctgaTGCATCCGTTGTCAACAAT gCAGGCCAGACCCCTCTAGAGGTTGCCAGACAGCACAATAACCCCGAGGTTGCGCTCCTGCTCACTAAGGCATCACAG GTCTCACGTTTTAACCGTGGGAGAAGcctgaggaagaagagagagagactgAAGGAGGAAAGGCGAGCTCAGTCGGTGCCACGGGATGAAGTGGTACAGAGCAAG CAGGGCAGTGTCTCAGCTGCTGACGACACACAGAGCAGCGACCAGCCGCCAGAGAGGAAGAACAACCTGAAGGATAAACCCCGGTCAGCCTCACCAgatcccaaaggaaaaaagagcaaaaagaaaaagccaaaagaaaag GTTTCAGCACTCTCGGACCCCATCTCCCCAGCTGATCAGCAGACACTCCCTCAGCCCCAGAAAAACGTGCCTAAGCGCAGAAGTAAACACCACTGCTCCTCTCCACCCCCTCCCCACGAGGTCCGAGCCTACCAGCTCTACACACTCTACCGAGGAAAGGATGGGAAGGTGATGCAG GCACCCATAAATGGATGTCGTTGTGAGCCCCTGATAAATAAACTGGAGAATCAGCTGGAGGCAACAGTGGAAGAGATAAAAGCTGAGCTTGGGACAGTACAAGATAAGATGAATATTAAGCTGGGCCAGATGGAAAGCAAAACTCAACATCAA CTGCGTGTTTTGGACAAGCTTATGGCTGAGCGACTGTCGGCAGAGAGGACAGAGTGCCTTCACCGCCTGCAGCAGCACACGGAGCTGGAGAAGAGTGAGGGGGAGAAGCGGCAG ATTTCCTTGGTTGATGAGCTGAAGACCTGGTGCTTGTTGAAGATTCAGAATCTGGAGCTCAAGCTTTCTGGAGATTCCAGGTCGTCAAGGCCAAAATCAACTTTGTCCACTTGTGAGTCTCTCACTGAGACCCTGGATACTGACAACAACCCCCACAGTGCCAAGGACTGTAAAGCCaaccagcctgtgctgcagtcAGAGGGCTCCCACCAGCATTCCTATATCACACTTCCAAATAGCCTCTTGGAAGATGGGGGAAGGAGCAGAGTCCAGATGCCAGAACAAAGCTTTGGGCAACACTTTTGCGTTAAACAAGATGGAGCATTGGGTACAACCACGTCAG GTACAGAGCAACAGGTAGTGGCTGGCGGACCAGTTTCTTCTTCTGCCCCTTCTCAAGATGTCAGGCCAAAGGACAGAGCTGTGAGTGCCAGCACGTTCCACAAGTTCCAGCAGGAGCTACCCTCCTCCGAGCTTTTGGGCTCCAAATTAAGACACGTTAAAGTTCAAGCTGCTTTGCAGCCGTTGACTGAACCTGCAAAGACTGAACCGCAGAGCAGCTACTTCATTGACAAAGGAACTCAGACAAAGAAGTCCAGCAAAAGCGGGCAGTCGAGGCACAAAGCTCTGCACCACACCGGGGCACAgcctggccaggagcagcagccctcGGCCCCGCCTGCCCCTCCGCTCAGAGACACCTCCCAGGCTCTGGAGATTACCCAGTACTTCTTTGAGGCCGTGTCCACGCAGATGGAGAAGTGGTACGAGCGGAAGATAGAAGAAGCCCGGTGCCAAGCGAACCAGAGAGCGCAGCAAGACAAAGCTGCACTCAAGGAGCACATCAAATGCTTAGAAGAGGAGCTCTGCAAATTAAGGACTAAGGTGCAGAAAGAGAGCTAG